A region from the Triticum urartu cultivar G1812 chromosome 1, Tu2.1, whole genome shotgun sequence genome encodes:
- the LOC125553236 gene encoding vacuolar-sorting receptor 3-like isoform X3, protein MWGLGFRWLLLLLLAFAAAVELEARFVVEKNSLMVTSPTALRGRHDSAIGNFGIPQYGGSMAGAVVYPKGNSDACEAFNSGRKEHLFRTKPGALPSFLLIDRGREGGVLSFLLVSLWQKYPQQDACITVETARPLSATVTRTTPVTWTPESTSGVLFSLGSSPMSWKSHKQKVVATSSCEAVYIAAATAACQGIWLACLLGELLKRDAAPAILYVDNKSAISLCKNPVLHDHSKHIDATTSYGTVCREGHGGCGVHWNQRAKGGHSDKASWSCTLPGPARQDCLFAKKVWNAQYAGASAVLVVDDKDEPLITMDLLQEDDEAAKYIQNISIPSALIDKKFGEQLKKAVKDGEMVNVNLDWREAVPHPDNRVEYELWTNSNDECGPKCDMLMHFLKEFKGAAQLLEKGGYSQFTPHYITWYCPQAFVVSKQCKSQCINHGRYCAPDPEQDFSTGYDGKDVVVENLRQLCVFNVANEIKKPWIWWDYVTDFHIRCPMKEKKYNKKCAETVIKSLGLEVKKIDKCMGDSNDDSDHPLLKMEQDSQIGKGSRGDVTILPTLVVNNRQYRGKLGRKAVLKAICAGFEETTEPNVCLSDDMETNECLSDNGGCWQDNAANVTACRDTFRGRVCECPTFNGVQFKGDGYSNCERRWMLILVLGRRIH, encoded by the exons ATGTGGGGGCTAGGGTTTAggtggctgctgctgctgctgctggcgttcgcggcggcggtggagctggaGGCGCGGTTTGTGGTGGAGAAGAACAGCCTGATGGTCACGTCGCCGACAGCTCTGCGGGGGCGGCACGATAGCGCCATAGGCAACTTCGGCATCCCGCAGTACGGCGGGAGCATGGCTGGTGCCGTCGTCTATCCCAAGGGCAACTCAGACGCCTGCGAGGCCTTCAACAGCGGCAGGAAGGAGCACCTCTTCCGCACCAAGCCTGGAGCGCTCCCCAGCTTCCTTCTCATAGACCGCGGAA GGGAAGGTGGTGTGTTGTCTTTCTTGCTGGTTTCTCTTTGGCAGAAGTACCCTCAACAGGATGCGTGTATCACCGTGGAGACGGCGAGACCTTTGTCGGCTACAGTGACTCGGACCACGCCGGTGACGTGGACTCCAGAAAGCACCTCAGGCGTGCTGTTTTCTCTCGGGAGCAGTCCAATGAGCTGGAAATCACATAAGCAGAAGGTCGTCGCCACCTCTTCGTGTGAAGCCGTGTACATTGCAGCGGCGACAGCGGCGTGCCAAGGGATCTGGTTGGCTTGTCTTCTCGGCGAGCTACTAAAGCGAGATGCTGCCCCTGCGATCCTCTACGTTGACAACAAGTCCGCCATCTCGCTGTGCAAAAATCCGGTACTTCACGACCACAGCAAGCACATTGATGCTACCACTTCATACGGGACTGTGTGTCGAGAAGGGCATGGTGGCTGTGGAGTTCATTGGAACCAGCGAGCAAAAGGCGGACATTCTGACAAAGCCTCTTGGTCGTGTACGCTTCCAGGACCTGCGCGGCAAG ATTGCTTGTTTGCTAAGAAGGTCTGGAATGCACAATATGCTGGTGCCTCAGCAGTGCTTGTAGTTGATGACAAGGATGAGCCACTGATAACAATGGACTTACTTCAGGAAGATGATGAGGCTGCAAAATATATACAGAACATATCCATTCCTTCTGCTTTAATTGATAAGAAATTTGGAGAACAATTGAAGAAGGCTGTTAAAGATGGTGAAATGGTAAACGTGAATCTTGATTGGAGGGAGGCTGTCCCACATCCTGATAACCGAGTTGAGTATGAGTTGTGGACAAATAGCAATGATGAATGTGGGCCTAAATGTGATATGCTTATGCATTTTCTGAAGGAATTTAAGGGAGCTGCGCAGTTACTTGAAAAAGGTGGTTATAGTCAGTTCACACCCCATTATATTACTTGGTATTGCCCTCAAGCATTTGTTGTCAGCAAACAATGCAAGTCCCAGTGTATAAACCATGGAAGGTATTGTGCACCTGATCCAGAACAAGATTTTAGTACTGGCTATGATGGAAAAGATGTTGTTGTAGAGAACTTGAGACAGCTTTGTGTGTTTAATGTTGCAAATGAGATAAAAAAACCATGGATCTGGTGGGATTATGTGACTGATTTTCACATAAGGTGCCCAATGAAGGAGAAGAAGTATAACAAAAAGTGCGCAGAAACAGTCATTAAATCACTAG GTTTGGAAGTGAAGAAGATTGATAAGTGCATGGGAGATTCAAATGATGATTCTGACCACCCTTTACTAAAAATGGAGCAGGACTCTCAG ATTGGGAAAGGGTCAAGAGGAGATGTTACCATATTGCCTACTCTTGTTGTGAACAATCGACAATATCGAG GAAAGCTAGGAAGGAAAGCTGTCCTCAAAGCTATTTGTGCTGGCTTTGAGGAAACTACTGAGCCAAATGTTTGTCTGAGTGATG ACATGGAAACAAACGAGTGTCTGAGCGATAATGGAGGTTGCTGGCAAGACAACGCTGCTAATGTAACAGCTTGTAGG GACACTTTTCGTGGCAGAGTGTGTGAATGCCCCACATTCAATGGCGTGCAATTTAAAGGAGATGGCTACAGCAACTGTGAAC GAAGATGGATGCTCATTTTGGTTTTGGGAAGGCGAATACATTGA
- the LOC125553236 gene encoding vacuolar-sorting receptor 3-like isoform X1 has product MWGLGFRWLLLLLLAFAAAVELEARFVVEKNSLMVTSPTALRGRHDSAIGNFGIPQYGGSMAGAVVYPKGNSDACEAFNSGRKEHLFRTKPGALPSFLLIDRGREGGVLSFLLVSLWQKYPQQDACITVETARPLSATVTRTTPVTWTPESTSGVLFSLGSSPMSWKSHKQKVVATSSCEAVYIAAATAACQGIWLACLLGELLKRDAAPAILYVDNKSAISLCKNPVLHDHSKHIDATTSYGTVCREGHGGCGVHWNQRAKGGHSDKASWSCTLPGPARQDCLFAKKVWNAQYAGASAVLVVDDKDEPLITMDLLQEDDEAAKYIQNISIPSALIDKKFGEQLKKAVKDGEMVNVNLDWREAVPHPDNRVEYELWTNSNDECGPKCDMLMHFLKEFKGAAQLLEKGGYSQFTPHYITWYCPQAFVVSKQCKSQCINHGRYCAPDPEQDFSTGYDGKDVVVENLRQLCVFNVANEIKKPWIWWDYVTDFHIRCPMKEKKYNKKCAETVIKSLGLEVKKIDKCMGDSNDDSDHPLLKMEQDSQIGKGSRGDVTILPTLVVNNRQYRGKLGRKAVLKAICAGFEETTEPNVCLSDDMETNECLSDNGGCWQDNAANVTACRDTFRGRVCECPTFNGVQFKGDGYSNCEPAGPGKCLINHGGCWHETRNGKTFSACQESGDQNCKCPAGFRGDGVKKCDDIDECKERKACQCPECSCRDTWGGYDCTCSGDLLYIKEHDTCISKTTVQAKAAWAAVWGILVALVIVAAGSYVVYKYRLRSYMDSEIRAIMAQYMPLDSQGEVPNDPHEDHPLAH; this is encoded by the exons ATGTGGGGGCTAGGGTTTAggtggctgctgctgctgctgctggcgttcgcggcggcggtggagctggaGGCGCGGTTTGTGGTGGAGAAGAACAGCCTGATGGTCACGTCGCCGACAGCTCTGCGGGGGCGGCACGATAGCGCCATAGGCAACTTCGGCATCCCGCAGTACGGCGGGAGCATGGCTGGTGCCGTCGTCTATCCCAAGGGCAACTCAGACGCCTGCGAGGCCTTCAACAGCGGCAGGAAGGAGCACCTCTTCCGCACCAAGCCTGGAGCGCTCCCCAGCTTCCTTCTCATAGACCGCGGAA GGGAAGGTGGTGTGTTGTCTTTCTTGCTGGTTTCTCTTTGGCAGAAGTACCCTCAACAGGATGCGTGTATCACCGTGGAGACGGCGAGACCTTTGTCGGCTACAGTGACTCGGACCACGCCGGTGACGTGGACTCCAGAAAGCACCTCAGGCGTGCTGTTTTCTCTCGGGAGCAGTCCAATGAGCTGGAAATCACATAAGCAGAAGGTCGTCGCCACCTCTTCGTGTGAAGCCGTGTACATTGCAGCGGCGACAGCGGCGTGCCAAGGGATCTGGTTGGCTTGTCTTCTCGGCGAGCTACTAAAGCGAGATGCTGCCCCTGCGATCCTCTACGTTGACAACAAGTCCGCCATCTCGCTGTGCAAAAATCCGGTACTTCACGACCACAGCAAGCACATTGATGCTACCACTTCATACGGGACTGTGTGTCGAGAAGGGCATGGTGGCTGTGGAGTTCATTGGAACCAGCGAGCAAAAGGCGGACATTCTGACAAAGCCTCTTGGTCGTGTACGCTTCCAGGACCTGCGCGGCAAG ATTGCTTGTTTGCTAAGAAGGTCTGGAATGCACAATATGCTGGTGCCTCAGCAGTGCTTGTAGTTGATGACAAGGATGAGCCACTGATAACAATGGACTTACTTCAGGAAGATGATGAGGCTGCAAAATATATACAGAACATATCCATTCCTTCTGCTTTAATTGATAAGAAATTTGGAGAACAATTGAAGAAGGCTGTTAAAGATGGTGAAATGGTAAACGTGAATCTTGATTGGAGGGAGGCTGTCCCACATCCTGATAACCGAGTTGAGTATGAGTTGTGGACAAATAGCAATGATGAATGTGGGCCTAAATGTGATATGCTTATGCATTTTCTGAAGGAATTTAAGGGAGCTGCGCAGTTACTTGAAAAAGGTGGTTATAGTCAGTTCACACCCCATTATATTACTTGGTATTGCCCTCAAGCATTTGTTGTCAGCAAACAATGCAAGTCCCAGTGTATAAACCATGGAAGGTATTGTGCACCTGATCCAGAACAAGATTTTAGTACTGGCTATGATGGAAAAGATGTTGTTGTAGAGAACTTGAGACAGCTTTGTGTGTTTAATGTTGCAAATGAGATAAAAAAACCATGGATCTGGTGGGATTATGTGACTGATTTTCACATAAGGTGCCCAATGAAGGAGAAGAAGTATAACAAAAAGTGCGCAGAAACAGTCATTAAATCACTAG GTTTGGAAGTGAAGAAGATTGATAAGTGCATGGGAGATTCAAATGATGATTCTGACCACCCTTTACTAAAAATGGAGCAGGACTCTCAG ATTGGGAAAGGGTCAAGAGGAGATGTTACCATATTGCCTACTCTTGTTGTGAACAATCGACAATATCGAG GAAAGCTAGGAAGGAAAGCTGTCCTCAAAGCTATTTGTGCTGGCTTTGAGGAAACTACTGAGCCAAATGTTTGTCTGAGTGATG ACATGGAAACAAACGAGTGTCTGAGCGATAATGGAGGTTGCTGGCAAGACAACGCTGCTAATGTAACAGCTTGTAGG GACACTTTTCGTGGCAGAGTGTGTGAATGCCCCACATTCAATGGCGTGCAATTTAAAGGAGATGGCTACAGCAACTGTGAAC CTGCTGGTCCCGGAAAATGCTTGATAAACCATGGTGGGTGCTGGCATGAAACTCGCAACGGAAAAACATTCTCTGCTTGTCAG GAATCAGGAGATCAAAATTGCAAGTGTCCAGCTGGTTTCCGAGGGGACGGTGTTAAAAAATGTGATG ATATTGACGAGTGCAAGGAGAGAAAAGCTTGCCAGTGTCCTGAATGCAGCTGCAGAGATACATGGGGTGGCTATGATTGTACTTGTAGTGGCGACCTTTTGTACATCAAGGAGCACGACACTTGCATAA GTAAGACAACAGTTCAGGCTAAAGCAGCATGGGCTGCTGTGTGGGGGATCTTGGTAGCCTTGGTTATTGTGGCGGCAGGAAGCTATGTGGTATACAAATACAGATTAAGG TCATACATGGACTCTGAGATTAGAGCTATCATGGCACAGTACATGCCACTGGACAGTCAAGGGGAGGTCCCAAATGATCCACACGAAGATCATCCACTTGCTCACTAA
- the LOC125553236 gene encoding vacuolar-sorting receptor 1-like isoform X4, producing the protein MWGLGFRWLLLLLLAFAAAVELEARFVVEKNSLMVTSPTALRGRHDSAIGNFGIPQYGGSMAGAVVYPKGNSDACEAFNSGRKEHLFRTKPGALPSFLLIDRGNCLFAKKVWNAQYAGASAVLVVDDKDEPLITMDLLQEDDEAAKYIQNISIPSALIDKKFGEQLKKAVKDGEMVNVNLDWREAVPHPDNRVEYELWTNSNDECGPKCDMLMHFLKEFKGAAQLLEKGGYSQFTPHYITWYCPQAFVVSKQCKSQCINHGRYCAPDPEQDFSTGYDGKDVVVENLRQLCVFNVANEIKKPWIWWDYVTDFHIRCPMKEKKYNKKCAETVIKSLGLEVKKIDKCMGDSNDDSDHPLLKMEQDSQIGKGSRGDVTILPTLVVNNRQYRGKLGRKAVLKAICAGFEETTEPNVCLSDDMETNECLSDNGGCWQDNAANVTACRDTFRGRVCECPTFNGVQFKGDGYSNCEPAGPGKCLINHGGCWHETRNGKTFSACQESGDQNCKCPAGFRGDGVKKCDDIDECKERKACQCPECSCRDTWGGYDCTCSGDLLYIKEHDTCISKTTVQAKAAWAAVWGILVALVIVAAGSYVVYKYRLRSYMDSEIRAIMAQYMPLDSQGEVPNDPHEDHPLAH; encoded by the exons ATGTGGGGGCTAGGGTTTAggtggctgctgctgctgctgctggcgttcgcggcggcggtggagctggaGGCGCGGTTTGTGGTGGAGAAGAACAGCCTGATGGTCACGTCGCCGACAGCTCTGCGGGGGCGGCACGATAGCGCCATAGGCAACTTCGGCATCCCGCAGTACGGCGGGAGCATGGCTGGTGCCGTCGTCTATCCCAAGGGCAACTCAGACGCCTGCGAGGCCTTCAACAGCGGCAGGAAGGAGCACCTCTTCCGCACCAAGCCTGGAGCGCTCCCCAGCTTCCTTCTCATAGACCGCGGAA ATTGCTTGTTTGCTAAGAAGGTCTGGAATGCACAATATGCTGGTGCCTCAGCAGTGCTTGTAGTTGATGACAAGGATGAGCCACTGATAACAATGGACTTACTTCAGGAAGATGATGAGGCTGCAAAATATATACAGAACATATCCATTCCTTCTGCTTTAATTGATAAGAAATTTGGAGAACAATTGAAGAAGGCTGTTAAAGATGGTGAAATGGTAAACGTGAATCTTGATTGGAGGGAGGCTGTCCCACATCCTGATAACCGAGTTGAGTATGAGTTGTGGACAAATAGCAATGATGAATGTGGGCCTAAATGTGATATGCTTATGCATTTTCTGAAGGAATTTAAGGGAGCTGCGCAGTTACTTGAAAAAGGTGGTTATAGTCAGTTCACACCCCATTATATTACTTGGTATTGCCCTCAAGCATTTGTTGTCAGCAAACAATGCAAGTCCCAGTGTATAAACCATGGAAGGTATTGTGCACCTGATCCAGAACAAGATTTTAGTACTGGCTATGATGGAAAAGATGTTGTTGTAGAGAACTTGAGACAGCTTTGTGTGTTTAATGTTGCAAATGAGATAAAAAAACCATGGATCTGGTGGGATTATGTGACTGATTTTCACATAAGGTGCCCAATGAAGGAGAAGAAGTATAACAAAAAGTGCGCAGAAACAGTCATTAAATCACTAG GTTTGGAAGTGAAGAAGATTGATAAGTGCATGGGAGATTCAAATGATGATTCTGACCACCCTTTACTAAAAATGGAGCAGGACTCTCAG ATTGGGAAAGGGTCAAGAGGAGATGTTACCATATTGCCTACTCTTGTTGTGAACAATCGACAATATCGAG GAAAGCTAGGAAGGAAAGCTGTCCTCAAAGCTATTTGTGCTGGCTTTGAGGAAACTACTGAGCCAAATGTTTGTCTGAGTGATG ACATGGAAACAAACGAGTGTCTGAGCGATAATGGAGGTTGCTGGCAAGACAACGCTGCTAATGTAACAGCTTGTAGG GACACTTTTCGTGGCAGAGTGTGTGAATGCCCCACATTCAATGGCGTGCAATTTAAAGGAGATGGCTACAGCAACTGTGAAC CTGCTGGTCCCGGAAAATGCTTGATAAACCATGGTGGGTGCTGGCATGAAACTCGCAACGGAAAAACATTCTCTGCTTGTCAG GAATCAGGAGATCAAAATTGCAAGTGTCCAGCTGGTTTCCGAGGGGACGGTGTTAAAAAATGTGATG ATATTGACGAGTGCAAGGAGAGAAAAGCTTGCCAGTGTCCTGAATGCAGCTGCAGAGATACATGGGGTGGCTATGATTGTACTTGTAGTGGCGACCTTTTGTACATCAAGGAGCACGACACTTGCATAA GTAAGACAACAGTTCAGGCTAAAGCAGCATGGGCTGCTGTGTGGGGGATCTTGGTAGCCTTGGTTATTGTGGCGGCAGGAAGCTATGTGGTATACAAATACAGATTAAGG TCATACATGGACTCTGAGATTAGAGCTATCATGGCACAGTACATGCCACTGGACAGTCAAGGGGAGGTCCCAAATGATCCACACGAAGATCATCCACTTGCTCACTAA
- the LOC125553236 gene encoding vacuolar-sorting receptor 3-like isoform X2, giving the protein MWGLGFRWLLLLLLAFAAAVELEARFVVEKNSLMVTSPTALRGRHDSAIGNFGIPQYGGSMAGAVVYPKGNSDACEAFNSGRKEHLFRTKPGALPSFLLIDRGREGGVLSFLLVSLWQKYPQQDACITVETARPLSATVTRTTPVTWTPESTSGVLFSLGSSPMSWKSHKQKVVATSSCEAVYIAAATAACQGIWLACLLGELLKRDAAPAILYVDNKSAISLCKNPVLHDHSKHIDATTSYGTVCREGHGGCGVHWNQRAKGGHSDKASWSCTLPGPARQDCLFAKKVWNAQYAGASAVLVVDDKDEPLITMDLLQEDDEAAKYIQNISIPSALIDKKFGEQLKKAVKDGEMVNVNLDWREAVPHPDNRVEYELWTNSNDECGPKCDMLMHFLKEFKGAAQLLEKGLEVKKIDKCMGDSNDDSDHPLLKMEQDSQIGKGSRGDVTILPTLVVNNRQYRGKLGRKAVLKAICAGFEETTEPNVCLSDDMETNECLSDNGGCWQDNAANVTACRDTFRGRVCECPTFNGVQFKGDGYSNCEPAGPGKCLINHGGCWHETRNGKTFSACQESGDQNCKCPAGFRGDGVKKCDDIDECKERKACQCPECSCRDTWGGYDCTCSGDLLYIKEHDTCISKTTVQAKAAWAAVWGILVALVIVAAGSYVVYKYRLRSYMDSEIRAIMAQYMPLDSQGEVPNDPHEDHPLAH; this is encoded by the exons ATGTGGGGGCTAGGGTTTAggtggctgctgctgctgctgctggcgttcgcggcggcggtggagctggaGGCGCGGTTTGTGGTGGAGAAGAACAGCCTGATGGTCACGTCGCCGACAGCTCTGCGGGGGCGGCACGATAGCGCCATAGGCAACTTCGGCATCCCGCAGTACGGCGGGAGCATGGCTGGTGCCGTCGTCTATCCCAAGGGCAACTCAGACGCCTGCGAGGCCTTCAACAGCGGCAGGAAGGAGCACCTCTTCCGCACCAAGCCTGGAGCGCTCCCCAGCTTCCTTCTCATAGACCGCGGAA GGGAAGGTGGTGTGTTGTCTTTCTTGCTGGTTTCTCTTTGGCAGAAGTACCCTCAACAGGATGCGTGTATCACCGTGGAGACGGCGAGACCTTTGTCGGCTACAGTGACTCGGACCACGCCGGTGACGTGGACTCCAGAAAGCACCTCAGGCGTGCTGTTTTCTCTCGGGAGCAGTCCAATGAGCTGGAAATCACATAAGCAGAAGGTCGTCGCCACCTCTTCGTGTGAAGCCGTGTACATTGCAGCGGCGACAGCGGCGTGCCAAGGGATCTGGTTGGCTTGTCTTCTCGGCGAGCTACTAAAGCGAGATGCTGCCCCTGCGATCCTCTACGTTGACAACAAGTCCGCCATCTCGCTGTGCAAAAATCCGGTACTTCACGACCACAGCAAGCACATTGATGCTACCACTTCATACGGGACTGTGTGTCGAGAAGGGCATGGTGGCTGTGGAGTTCATTGGAACCAGCGAGCAAAAGGCGGACATTCTGACAAAGCCTCTTGGTCGTGTACGCTTCCAGGACCTGCGCGGCAAG ATTGCTTGTTTGCTAAGAAGGTCTGGAATGCACAATATGCTGGTGCCTCAGCAGTGCTTGTAGTTGATGACAAGGATGAGCCACTGATAACAATGGACTTACTTCAGGAAGATGATGAGGCTGCAAAATATATACAGAACATATCCATTCCTTCTGCTTTAATTGATAAGAAATTTGGAGAACAATTGAAGAAGGCTGTTAAAGATGGTGAAATGGTAAACGTGAATCTTGATTGGAGGGAGGCTGTCCCACATCCTGATAACCGAGTTGAGTATGAGTTGTGGACAAATAGCAATGATGAATGTGGGCCTAAATGTGATATGCTTATGCATTTTCTGAAGGAATTTAAGGGAGCTGCGCAGTTACTTGAAAAAG GTTTGGAAGTGAAGAAGATTGATAAGTGCATGGGAGATTCAAATGATGATTCTGACCACCCTTTACTAAAAATGGAGCAGGACTCTCAG ATTGGGAAAGGGTCAAGAGGAGATGTTACCATATTGCCTACTCTTGTTGTGAACAATCGACAATATCGAG GAAAGCTAGGAAGGAAAGCTGTCCTCAAAGCTATTTGTGCTGGCTTTGAGGAAACTACTGAGCCAAATGTTTGTCTGAGTGATG ACATGGAAACAAACGAGTGTCTGAGCGATAATGGAGGTTGCTGGCAAGACAACGCTGCTAATGTAACAGCTTGTAGG GACACTTTTCGTGGCAGAGTGTGTGAATGCCCCACATTCAATGGCGTGCAATTTAAAGGAGATGGCTACAGCAACTGTGAAC CTGCTGGTCCCGGAAAATGCTTGATAAACCATGGTGGGTGCTGGCATGAAACTCGCAACGGAAAAACATTCTCTGCTTGTCAG GAATCAGGAGATCAAAATTGCAAGTGTCCAGCTGGTTTCCGAGGGGACGGTGTTAAAAAATGTGATG ATATTGACGAGTGCAAGGAGAGAAAAGCTTGCCAGTGTCCTGAATGCAGCTGCAGAGATACATGGGGTGGCTATGATTGTACTTGTAGTGGCGACCTTTTGTACATCAAGGAGCACGACACTTGCATAA GTAAGACAACAGTTCAGGCTAAAGCAGCATGGGCTGCTGTGTGGGGGATCTTGGTAGCCTTGGTTATTGTGGCGGCAGGAAGCTATGTGGTATACAAATACAGATTAAGG TCATACATGGACTCTGAGATTAGAGCTATCATGGCACAGTACATGCCACTGGACAGTCAAGGGGAGGTCCCAAATGATCCACACGAAGATCATCCACTTGCTCACTAA